A genome region from Fervidobacterium changbaicum includes the following:
- a CDS encoding tetratricopeptide repeat protein has product MNTSLLDSQRRVSKRTKEKMNNLPELFSGPWKPFAFGLLTFIIALILLTPATSFCLSLGEILEKSKEDPDFAWDMYLSYISQLSPYVSNEESRRIEQLGRILNAKRKLKDFDFALKEDVDGLIKFLKTSTLKPNLKYYILEIFGEEKLIDYLNSNLSRNIDALLILNVLTIDVKDYAKDVLEIISKDTKTKEKLFSEVLKNLEKRNAFVQYVLEELYQRYADADKEMKARILELYKDFKAHGFVDERFERILAKKNKLWFVIWSSVKEFFSHLLNVGKNLLFSTVFLVVLVVIVLFSIRYTRYEIFYLLGLKKLAAQTYRKIVDKDPLNEEKRLRLAQLYEEAGMFEEAMNEYNFLKRIKLE; this is encoded by the coding sequence ATGAACACGAGCCTTTTGGACTCACAAAGGAGAGTTTCGAAAAGGACGAAAGAAAAAATGAATAATCTACCAGAACTGTTTTCAGGTCCCTGGAAACCTTTTGCTTTTGGTTTGCTTACATTCATAATTGCCCTGATTCTTTTAACCCCTGCAACATCTTTCTGCCTCTCCCTTGGTGAAATTCTAGAAAAATCGAAAGAAGACCCAGATTTTGCTTGGGATATGTACCTATCTTACATATCACAATTGAGTCCATATGTCTCAAATGAAGAAAGCAGAAGGATAGAACAGCTTGGAAGGATTCTTAATGCCAAAAGGAAACTCAAAGATTTTGATTTTGCGCTCAAAGAAGACGTAGATGGACTTATAAAGTTTTTGAAGACATCTACTCTGAAACCGAATCTGAAATATTATATTTTGGAGATTTTCGGAGAAGAAAAACTCATCGATTACTTAAACAGTAACCTTTCACGGAATATTGATGCCTTGTTGATTCTAAATGTTCTCACCATCGATGTGAAGGATTATGCAAAAGACGTGCTTGAAATAATATCAAAAGACACAAAAACCAAAGAAAAACTCTTCAGCGAAGTGTTGAAGAATTTGGAAAAAAGAAACGCGTTTGTGCAATACGTACTGGAAGAACTGTACCAACGTTACGCAGATGCCGACAAGGAGATGAAAGCTCGAATTTTGGAGCTGTACAAAGACTTTAAAGCTCACGGATTCGTAGACGAAAGATTTGAGCGTATATTAGCCAAGAAAAACAAATTGTGGTTTGTAATCTGGTCTTCCGTCAAGGAGTTTTTCTCTCACCTGTTGAACGTTGGTAAAAATCTACTCTTCAGTACCGTTTTTCTCGTGGTACTTGTTGTAATAGTGCTTTTCTCAATAAGGTACACAAGGTACGAAATTTTCTACCTCCTGGGCTTGAAAAAACTCGCTGCGCAGACTTACAGAAAAATTGTAGACAAAGACCCTCTGAACGAAGAAAAAAGATTGCGCCTTGCACAGCTTTACGAAGAGGCGGGCATGTTTGAAGAGGCGATGAACGAGTACAACTTCTTGAAAAGGATAAAGCTTGAATAA
- a CDS encoding cation diffusion facilitator family transporter produces MSELNADKAIKKVALIAVFTNILLAVLKVSIGLIFKSMAVLADGIDTSTDILTSSTMLVATLISRRPPDKGHPYGHHKAENIGAKIISFVIFYAGVSLLIESAKRLITGEYEVLMGILPLLAAILSVGGKTFLFLIEYTTGKKYKSNSMVAEAKNMRNDIIMSSLVFVGVALNKIGLAWMDPLVGIVMSGIIIKVAWEVFEENAHDLMDGLRKEEMWIYEKVFEACQKCGAHNPHKVRVRKVGGKFDIDMDIEVDGKMNVKDAHEITKCIKKHLCETKEIYDVVIHVEPEENDEHEPFGLTKESFEKDERKNE; encoded by the coding sequence TTGAGCGAGCTAAACGCAGACAAAGCTATCAAAAAGGTGGCACTTATCGCTGTTTTTACGAACATCTTACTTGCGGTACTCAAGGTCAGCATCGGCCTCATTTTCAAGAGTATGGCTGTTCTGGCTGATGGTATTGATACGTCAACGGATATCCTAACATCTTCTACAATGCTAGTCGCAACCTTGATTTCTAGAAGACCCCCTGATAAAGGCCATCCCTACGGACATCATAAAGCTGAGAACATAGGTGCAAAAATAATATCTTTCGTCATCTTCTACGCAGGTGTGAGTTTGCTTATTGAGAGTGCGAAAAGGTTGATAACAGGGGAGTACGAAGTTTTGATGGGGATCCTCCCATTGCTCGCAGCTATTCTCTCCGTAGGTGGAAAAACATTCCTCTTTCTGATCGAATACACAACTGGCAAGAAGTACAAGAGCAATTCTATGGTTGCAGAAGCCAAGAACATGAGAAACGACATCATAATGTCAAGCTTGGTTTTTGTAGGAGTTGCACTTAATAAAATCGGTCTGGCGTGGATGGACCCTTTGGTTGGAATCGTGATGTCTGGTATAATAATAAAGGTAGCGTGGGAAGTTTTTGAAGAGAACGCCCATGACTTAATGGATGGACTTAGAAAAGAAGAGATGTGGATTTACGAAAAGGTCTTCGAAGCTTGCCAAAAATGCGGCGCGCACAATCCCCACAAGGTGCGTGTAAGAAAGGTTGGAGGAAAATTCGACATAGACATGGATATCGAAGTAGATGGTAAAATGAATGTTAAAGACGCACATGAGATTACAAAATGCATAAAGAAGCACCTGTGTGAAACAAAAGAGATTTACGATGTGGTTATCCACGTTGAGCCGGAGGAGAACGATGAACACGAGCCTTTTGGACTCACAAAGGAGAGTTTCGAAAAGGACGAAAGAAAAAATGAATAA
- the rplT gene encoding 50S ribosomal protein L20 — MRVKNAVNAKKKKKKFLKFVKGFRGALSRRYSLAKQSYYRALKFAFDGRRNKKGNFRKLWITRINIAARNEGLKYNELIHGLKLANVTINRKMLAELAVNDPESFKEYVKIAKTALGK, encoded by the coding sequence ATGCGCGTTAAGAATGCTGTGAATGCGAAGAAGAAAAAGAAAAAATTTCTGAAGTTTGTCAAAGGTTTCAGAGGAGCACTCAGCAGAAGGTATTCACTTGCAAAGCAATCTTACTACAGAGCACTCAAGTTCGCATTTGATGGTAGAAGAAATAAGAAGGGTAACTTCAGAAAACTCTGGATCACAAGAATTAACATCGCAGCAAGAAATGAAGGACTCAAATACAACGAACTTATCCACGGGCTTAAACTTGCGAATGTGACAATCAACAGAAAGATGCTTGCTGAGCTTGCGGTAAACGATCCAGAAAGCTTCAAAGAGTACGTAAAGATCGCAAAGACAGCTCTCGGAAAATAA
- the rpmI gene encoding 50S ribosomal protein L35, with product MAKKKMKVSKTAAKRFRVTKNGKIMRRHANAWHKTGKKRRSTLRALRLEDVVSNADKPRILRLLGKK from the coding sequence ATGGCCAAGAAGAAGATGAAAGTAAGCAAGACTGCTGCCAAAAGGTTCAGAGTAACAAAGAATGGAAAGATTATGCGCAGACATGCTAACGCATGGCACAAAACTGGAAAGAAGAGAAGGTCGACACTTCGCGCATTAAGACTCGAAGATGTTGTTTCAAATGCTGACAAGCCAAGAATCCTCAGACTTCTTGGCAAAAAATAA
- the infC gene encoding translation initiation factor IF-3, which yields MKNEKEKIIKNEEIPFSELRVIDEEGKVVGVMSKSAAIDLAKSRGLDLILVAPNAQPPVARILDYGKYKYELSKREQKAKKNQKIIEIKEMKFRPAINEHDYQTKLKHIRRFIEDGNKVKVTVMFRGREMAFMDKGKEILERIAKDVADIGTVEKEAKVEGRDMWMMLKPKNL from the coding sequence ATTAAGAACGAAAAAGAAAAGATCATCAAGAACGAAGAAATCCCGTTCTCAGAACTGCGCGTAATTGATGAGGAAGGAAAAGTAGTTGGTGTCATGTCCAAGAGCGCAGCTATCGACCTTGCCAAATCAAGAGGTTTAGACCTAATTCTTGTCGCTCCAAATGCGCAACCACCAGTCGCAAGAATTCTCGATTACGGCAAGTATAAGTATGAACTTTCAAAAAGGGAACAGAAGGCCAAAAAGAACCAGAAGATTATCGAAATTAAAGAAATGAAGTTCAGACCTGCAATAAATGAACACGATTACCAAACGAAACTGAAGCATATCCGAAGATTTATCGAAGATGGTAACAAGGTTAAGGTCACTGTGATGTTCCGCGGACGAGAAATGGCATTTATGGACAAAGGTAAGGAAATCCTCGAACGTATTGCCAAAGATGTTGCCGACATTGGCACCGTTGAAAAAGAGGCAAAGGTTGAAGGAAGAGACATGTGGATGATGCTCAAGCCAAAGAATTTGTAA
- a CDS encoding glycosyltransferase family 4 protein: MRSTFLNDFLVIIPSFVISAITVPIFGRLAYKYGIVDKPDGELKPHERITPYLGGLSIYLGVLFPTPFEPLTKIALTVLVLLGLYDDVKNLSPKVRLLTEFLISCVLVYKYVGLSAFFPIYVFVIVGLINAVNMMDGLDGVCASVSAISALGLVMVATSRYDKILLIALIGALLGYLLYNFPPARIFMGDAGSYMIGGVLSIGLLSALRNASSNFQYVVSAFIFLSLFFFDLGAGVLRRILNGRNPFSGDRGHFYDKIQLKTQNKRRTLLIVTFTQFAFFLVGVISKQDKLLSVVGTVFVVVMYYLISRWLKILKY, translated from the coding sequence ATGCGTTCAACTTTCTTGAATGACTTTTTAGTTATAATACCCTCTTTTGTTATCAGTGCGATAACAGTACCTATTTTTGGTCGGTTGGCTTACAAATACGGCATTGTTGACAAGCCAGATGGTGAACTTAAACCGCACGAGCGAATAACACCGTACCTCGGGGGGTTGAGTATTTACCTTGGTGTGCTCTTTCCCACTCCTTTTGAGCCTCTAACAAAAATTGCCTTAACCGTGCTGGTTCTTTTAGGACTCTATGATGATGTCAAAAACCTAAGTCCGAAGGTTCGACTTTTGACGGAATTTCTCATTTCTTGTGTGCTTGTGTATAAGTACGTTGGGCTATCTGCCTTTTTCCCGATTTACGTTTTTGTGATAGTTGGTTTGATAAACGCCGTGAATATGATGGACGGTTTGGATGGTGTTTGCGCAAGTGTTTCTGCTATTTCAGCACTTGGTTTAGTGATGGTTGCAACATCAAGATATGACAAAATCTTATTGATTGCGCTTATTGGTGCTCTGCTGGGTTATCTGCTGTACAACTTCCCACCTGCGCGGATATTCATGGGCGATGCGGGAAGTTATATGATTGGTGGCGTGCTTTCGATAGGATTACTCTCAGCACTCCGGAATGCTTCCTCTAATTTCCAATATGTAGTATCAGCTTTCATTTTCCTTTCTCTTTTCTTTTTTGATTTAGGTGCAGGTGTTTTGAGAAGAATTCTGAATGGTCGTAATCCTTTCAGTGGCGACAGAGGGCATTTTTATGATAAAATACAGCTAAAGACACAAAACAAAAGACGTACACTTCTGATTGTGACTTTTACCCAGTTTGCGTTTTTCCTTGTTGGTGTAATATCGAAGCAGGACAAACTGCTTTCAGTAGTAGGGACTGTATTTGTCGTTGTTATGTACTACCTTATCTCTCGCTGGCTGAAAATACTCAAGTATTAA
- a CDS encoding O-antigen ligase family protein: MKVLSLFEELVLYVTIPLVALFAHKEYTYEFSTPKYAILTISTLLIGVYLLFKLLQTKKFKFYATKVHFVWLAFSIVALLSTINTWRDNPYFFRQAFDIGLYLFLNVLWAFYFSTILDDKKKIARFLFVFVLTGLFVAINAILNFYLGYDIMLGQVGSPFERASIKANIGNVIFVSNYLNMLLPIALYFVVSLDLGVINVQRFSAIFFLKFLSLISAILYLDVIIFSQTRSEYLALVVEVILLVVAYFFFIRKREDKAEMELQKSAPKVLARLKSLRRISVLVFILMALLLVVLYNIPSPFNNYGTFTMTERFNAMASVSSRDERFLSWFSTLYMWKKHKLLGQGIGTYQLYGLYGIADLTDAKPIYSYGWNNFKRAHNDYFQILGETGVIGLSLIVLMLVLLTLYIARNIRKIQDRDDIILFSMLVLSGIVFAFQSVFSFPGHLLPNALLATFVISAGLGKYFNKVDGREYEVKGTRALTVGFVLIFAVAGSTYLRWNHFVSEVYFRNGNIAFQTLVTLRDQMTQIDNYLKQLDQIESDLNNFSGQFQIYSPENWHKYKQSQSGTLSGLYNRAQAESERLQNIQNIKNQIEQNRRTLIAQKEAIPQEVKKYYEEAKSYFLKSIQLNHTYGKSYFYLAALASDPIRIEMLKEALRKDPEAVLSQNYDEYQKILPERFKYAYYKDLAKYIKENPSFLDKIDMPTVQALVDSSCLYEFSLLTFTERNTFKTLAIRYNSLYLFTKMVTDTIEDEELKKKTVALESVLFNKFDTWVRRTLYIMPGGWNRFPDWKNIDIELATTGGQDIYRYFASLTVQALDPVNVDSRNLLVDMAKLEAKTCKYMEEKGVWGVPDGVLDYLHALAREYQIISEYQESIVTYSQLLEWYKENYDYISKKVDNKEFWDKSYEKFVEDLKNQLDSLLAKDDKGYLSNSLTPMFEDRLRRLYQTIMSTDFKQIEKEYVDEIVKYAPSLWPRVGKSSVWKTNAYNSMKDFENQLGALNFSEEARKELNSILTGVINTDLMKLYERYARFKAHYELIKDEFLNTAQVLISLYQEKPEEEIMKDWKEPMFSMPEFKSKEEVLKFLNELIEKYK, encoded by the coding sequence ATGAAAGTGCTTTCGTTATTTGAAGAGCTCGTTCTGTATGTAACTATACCACTTGTTGCGCTCTTTGCCCACAAAGAGTATACCTACGAGTTCAGTACTCCAAAGTACGCGATCCTAACTATCTCGACACTGCTGATAGGGGTGTATCTACTCTTTAAACTCTTACAAACAAAGAAGTTTAAGTTCTACGCGACCAAGGTTCATTTTGTTTGGCTAGCGTTTTCGATAGTGGCTTTGCTCTCGACAATAAACACATGGAGAGACAATCCTTACTTTTTTAGACAGGCTTTCGATATTGGATTATATTTGTTCTTGAACGTGCTTTGGGCATTTTATTTTTCAACGATTCTGGACGACAAGAAAAAGATTGCCAGGTTTCTCTTTGTTTTCGTGTTGACAGGATTGTTCGTCGCAATTAATGCGATTCTTAACTTTTACTTAGGTTACGATATAATGCTTGGACAAGTTGGGAGCCCATTTGAAAGAGCGAGTATAAAGGCGAATATAGGAAATGTGATATTTGTCTCGAACTACTTGAACATGCTTCTGCCTATTGCTCTTTATTTCGTCGTTAGTCTTGACCTTGGTGTTATAAACGTGCAAAGATTCTCCGCTATTTTCTTTTTGAAGTTCCTGTCATTGATTTCTGCGATCCTTTATTTAGACGTGATTATATTTTCCCAAACAAGATCAGAATATCTGGCACTCGTTGTCGAAGTGATTCTACTGGTTGTTGCATACTTCTTTTTCATTAGAAAACGTGAAGATAAAGCCGAAATGGAACTTCAAAAAAGTGCACCTAAGGTGCTCGCCAGATTGAAATCTTTGCGCCGGATCTCTGTTTTGGTATTCATTTTAATGGCACTCTTACTTGTTGTTCTTTACAACATTCCGTCGCCGTTTAACAACTACGGAACTTTCACTATGACCGAAAGATTCAACGCTATGGCTTCGGTATCGAGTAGAGATGAAAGGTTCTTATCTTGGTTCTCTACGTTGTACATGTGGAAAAAACACAAACTCTTAGGTCAAGGGATAGGAACGTACCAACTCTATGGGCTTTACGGGATCGCAGACCTCACCGATGCCAAACCTATCTACAGTTATGGTTGGAACAATTTCAAAAGGGCGCACAACGATTATTTCCAGATACTCGGAGAAACAGGAGTAATTGGACTTTCGTTGATTGTTCTGATGCTTGTGCTACTCACCCTTTATATTGCAAGAAACATCCGCAAAATTCAAGATCGTGACGATATCATCTTGTTTTCTATGCTCGTTTTGAGTGGTATAGTTTTCGCATTCCAAAGTGTCTTCAGTTTCCCAGGTCACCTCTTGCCAAATGCATTGCTGGCAACATTCGTTATAAGTGCAGGGCTGGGCAAGTACTTCAATAAAGTTGATGGCAGAGAATACGAAGTAAAGGGAACAAGAGCTCTGACAGTTGGTTTTGTACTCATATTTGCTGTCGCTGGTTCAACGTACCTAAGATGGAATCATTTCGTTTCAGAGGTGTACTTTAGGAATGGGAACATCGCATTCCAAACTCTTGTAACATTGAGAGATCAGATGACGCAAATAGACAATTATCTGAAACAGTTAGACCAAATCGAGTCTGACTTGAATAATTTCTCAGGCCAATTCCAAATCTACTCGCCCGAGAATTGGCACAAGTATAAGCAATCTCAGTCTGGCACGTTGAGTGGACTCTACAACAGGGCGCAAGCGGAAAGTGAAAGACTGCAGAACATCCAAAACATAAAAAACCAGATAGAACAGAATCGAAGAACACTGATTGCTCAAAAAGAAGCGATACCTCAAGAAGTCAAAAAATACTACGAAGAAGCAAAATCGTATTTCTTGAAAAGTATACAGCTAAACCATACCTACGGAAAGTCGTATTTCTATCTTGCTGCACTTGCCTCTGATCCGATAAGAATTGAAATGCTCAAAGAGGCGCTTAGGAAAGATCCGGAAGCGGTCTTAAGTCAAAATTACGATGAATATCAAAAGATACTACCAGAAAGGTTCAAGTACGCCTATTACAAAGATCTCGCAAAGTATATCAAGGAGAATCCTTCGTTCTTAGATAAAATAGACATGCCGACGGTTCAAGCACTTGTTGATTCATCTTGTCTGTACGAGTTCTCACTTCTCACGTTCACAGAAAGAAATACTTTCAAAACATTGGCAATCAGATACAACTCACTTTATCTTTTTACCAAAATGGTTACCGACACAATAGAGGACGAGGAACTCAAAAAGAAGACAGTGGCTCTTGAATCTGTTTTGTTCAATAAATTCGACACGTGGGTCAGAAGAACCCTCTACATAATGCCCGGTGGATGGAACAGGTTCCCGGACTGGAAAAACATCGATATTGAACTTGCAACAACCGGTGGGCAGGATATTTACCGATACTTCGCAAGTTTAACGGTCCAAGCATTGGATCCAGTTAACGTTGATTCACGAAACCTACTTGTAGATATGGCAAAACTCGAAGCAAAAACGTGCAAGTACATGGAGGAAAAAGGTGTTTGGGGTGTGCCCGATGGTGTACTTGATTATCTACATGCACTCGCCAGGGAGTACCAGATCATTTCGGAATACCAAGAGAGCATTGTTACGTATTCACAGTTACTTGAATGGTACAAAGAAAACTACGACTACATCTCAAAGAAAGTTGACAACAAAGAATTTTGGGACAAGAGCTACGAAAAATTTGTTGAAGATTTGAAAAACCAGCTAGATTCGTTGCTGGCAAAGGATGATAAGGGATATCTCTCAAACAGCCTTACACCTATGTTTGAAGATAGGTTACGAAGATTGTACCAAACCATTATGAGTACTGACTTCAAGCAAATTGAGAAGGAATACGTAGATGAAATTGTGAAATACGCACCTTCACTTTGGCCGAGAGTGGGCAAGTCAAGTGTTTGGAAAACCAATGCTTATAATTCTATGAAAGATTTTGAAAACCAGCTGGGCGCTCTGAATTTCTCAGAAGAGGCGAGGAAAGAACTTAATTCGATTCTAACAGGTGTCATCAACACAGATTTGATGAAGCTTTACGAAAGGTACGCACGCTTCAAGGCACATTACGAACTCATAAAAGACGAATTTCTCAACACAGCACAAGTTCTGATAAGTTTGTATCAGGAAAAACCAGAAGAAGAAATAATGAAGGACTGGAAAGAACCGATGTTCAGCATGCCTGAGTTTAAGAGTAAGGAAGAAGTCTTAAAGTTCCTGAACGAACTCATAGAAAAATACAAATAA
- a CDS encoding prolyl oligopeptidase family serine peptidase gives MSEKINYLDVFKPFVYKDEFIEMPYRLFVPENMKTQENYPLVVFLHGAGERGRDNAKQILANEGATVWASEDVQQKHPCFVLAPQCPENAYWGTSFRTSDELEPNSLLLTVVLIVDKVIHDYPVDTERIYITGLSMGGFGTVGLLTLCPEKFAAAVVVCGGGNVKKVHKISHIPIWFFHAEDDDVVPVKYSRDLVEALEKLGAPVRYTEYPKGFMASLGSFPHASWIPAYRDKEMIEWVFSHRKVKR, from the coding sequence ATGTCAGAAAAAATCAACTATCTTGACGTGTTTAAACCCTTCGTATACAAGGACGAGTTTATCGAAATGCCTTACAGGTTGTTTGTTCCCGAGAATATGAAAACCCAGGAGAATTACCCGTTGGTTGTGTTTCTCCACGGCGCAGGTGAACGTGGAAGGGATAACGCGAAGCAAATCCTCGCAAACGAGGGCGCAACGGTATGGGCAAGTGAAGATGTTCAACAAAAACATCCGTGTTTTGTTTTAGCTCCACAATGTCCAGAAAATGCATACTGGGGCACTTCGTTCAGAACAAGTGACGAACTTGAGCCAAATTCGTTGCTTTTAACTGTTGTCTTGATTGTTGATAAGGTCATTCACGACTATCCAGTAGACACAGAAAGGATATACATAACCGGTCTGTCGATGGGAGGATTTGGCACGGTGGGTTTACTGACGCTTTGTCCTGAAAAATTTGCAGCAGCAGTTGTCGTCTGCGGTGGTGGAAATGTAAAGAAAGTTCACAAAATTTCTCATATCCCAATTTGGTTCTTTCATGCCGAGGACGATGATGTTGTTCCAGTAAAGTACTCGCGCGATTTAGTCGAAGCACTTGAGAAATTAGGAGCACCTGTAAGGTACACGGAATATCCCAAGGGTTTCATGGCAAGTCTTGGAAGCTTTCCGCACGCATCTTGGATACCGGCTTACAGGGACAAAGAAATGATCGAGTGGGTCTTTAGTCATAGAAAAGTGAAAAGATAA
- a CDS encoding PIG-L deacetylase family protein, with the protein MLTSFSSYLFVGAHPDDIEIWAGGLIFKIHERNKTAKVYCVVLTDGSAGQGSVQERYEESMEAAKMLRVDSYEFLNFKDASLDFNVELSKVIANLIRKYKPDVLVTHPASDKHPDHAAVGLATSKALFLAMVSPEFLDYEPHLCRNVLRFVSDPFSSPSSRVYVDISEVYEMKKELIAKFKTQLDVLEPYLQLNELYGRMIGVRAAELFEPEVLIF; encoded by the coding sequence ATGTTGACGTCGTTTAGCAGTTACCTTTTCGTTGGTGCACACCCGGACGATATCGAGATCTGGGCTGGTGGCTTGATTTTCAAAATCCATGAGCGAAACAAAACAGCAAAGGTTTACTGCGTTGTACTTACGGACGGTTCGGCAGGTCAAGGAAGTGTTCAAGAACGCTACGAAGAGTCGATGGAAGCAGCCAAAATGCTAAGGGTTGATTCGTACGAGTTTTTGAACTTCAAAGATGCCAGTTTAGACTTTAACGTTGAACTTTCGAAGGTCATAGCTAACCTGATAAGGAAGTACAAACCGGATGTGTTGGTAACCCATCCTGCGAGTGATAAACATCCAGACCACGCAGCGGTGGGGTTGGCAACGAGCAAGGCTTTGTTCCTTGCAATGGTGTCTCCGGAATTCTTAGACTACGAGCCCCATCTGTGCAGGAATGTACTGAGGTTCGTATCGGATCCGTTCAGCAGTCCCAGTTCAAGAGTGTACGTTGATATTTCTGAAGTATACGAAATGAAAAAGGAGCTTATTGCCAAGTTCAAAACACAACTGGATGTTTTGGAACCTTATTTGCAACTCAACGAACTTTATGGTCGCATGATCGGTGTAAGGGCAGCTGAGCTTTTCGAACCTGAGGTACTGATATTTTGA
- the crcB gene encoding fluoride efflux transporter CrcB has protein sequence MRSGFWIKLAAVGTGGFLGSIIRYLISLWLNERYPNSFVPYGTLVVNIIGSFLLGAIMQVAFYIPMNLSFRLFLTTGIMGGLTTFSTLTYETMSLVYSGSYFAATLNILFNLVLGLSSAFGGKELVDLIFAVL, from the coding sequence TTGAGGTCAGGGTTTTGGATTAAACTCGCAGCGGTCGGGACAGGTGGCTTTTTAGGTTCGATTATCAGATACCTGATTTCGTTGTGGTTAAACGAAAGATATCCAAATTCTTTTGTACCGTACGGTACTTTGGTAGTTAACATAATAGGGAGCTTTCTTCTCGGAGCCATCATGCAGGTTGCGTTTTATATTCCTATGAACCTATCTTTTAGGTTATTCCTTACAACAGGCATCATGGGCGGGTTAACCACGTTTTCAACACTAACGTACGAGACTATGTCTCTTGTTTACAGTGGAAGCTATTTTGCAGCCACACTGAATATATTGTTCAATTTGGTCCTTGGCCTTTCAAGTGCGTTCGGCGGAAAGGAATTGGTCGACCTCATTTTTGCAGTATTGTAA
- a CDS encoding DUF190 domain-containing protein, which produces MEKIIGTFVRIYVKENQKCEAFGKKPLNQVIAEMAVKMDITDFVEYKAFEGYIFDKKIHTLTREVIDHELPIIIEFFTTDEKAQRFLETMAPYLKNAAVLVFRDTEGYFFT; this is translated from the coding sequence GTGGAAAAGATAATTGGTACATTTGTACGTATTTACGTTAAGGAGAATCAGAAATGCGAAGCTTTCGGAAAAAAACCGCTCAACCAGGTGATTGCAGAAATGGCTGTAAAGATGGATATTACCGATTTCGTTGAATATAAAGCGTTCGAGGGGTATATATTCGATAAAAAGATCCACACGCTGACAAGAGAAGTTATAGACCACGAGCTTCCGATAATAATAGAGTTTTTCACAACAGATGAGAAAGCGCAAAGGTTTCTGGAAACCATGGCACCGTACTTAAAAAATGCGGCGGTACTTGTGTTTAGAGACACAGAGGGGTACTTTTTCACGTAA